The proteins below are encoded in one region of Clostridium estertheticum:
- the pfkB gene encoding 1-phosphofructokinase, whose amino-acid sequence MITTITINPAVDKTIEINNFTVGNVNRVASVRLDAGGKGINVSKVIKNLGGESRAMGILSGTSGQFIKEYLDEINILNDFVFTKGETRTNIKVVDMINHTNTDINEAGPEASLKDLNDVCDKMFNNINSGDTIILSGSVPSNVDKEIYGNWITKAKEKGARTILDADGEMLKAGILSGPYLVKPNIDELGAMFNKKIESVIETAEIAKSLLKYGIIIVAVSLGGEGAVFVTKECTIYAHGLKVDVKSTVGAGDSMVAALAYSLEKGLSFEDTVKLSVATGAANVMTEGTKASDIKTIIELKKQVVFEYL is encoded by the coding sequence ATGATTACAACTATAACAATAAATCCAGCAGTTGATAAGACTATTGAAATAAATAATTTCACTGTAGGAAATGTTAATAGGGTTGCATCTGTTAGATTGGATGCTGGCGGAAAAGGAATTAATGTATCAAAAGTAATAAAAAATTTGGGCGGTGAAAGTCGTGCAATGGGAATTCTATCTGGTACCTCAGGACAATTTATAAAGGAATATTTAGATGAAATAAATATTTTAAATGACTTTGTTTTCACAAAAGGTGAAACTAGAACAAATATAAAAGTTGTTGACATGATTAATCATACTAATACTGATATAAATGAGGCTGGTCCAGAGGCAAGTTTAAAGGATTTGAATGACGTATGCGATAAAATGTTTAATAATATAAATAGTGGTGATACTATAATTTTATCAGGAAGTGTGCCTAGTAACGTAGATAAAGAAATTTATGGTAATTGGATTACTAAAGCAAAAGAAAAAGGAGCAAGAACAATATTAGATGCTGATGGCGAAATGCTTAAGGCAGGCATTTTATCGGGACCTTACCTTGTGAAACCCAATATAGATGAGCTCGGAGCTATGTTTAATAAAAAAATAGAAAGCGTTATCGAAACTGCTGAAATAGCTAAAAGTTTGCTTAAATATGGTATCATTATAGTAGCGGTTTCATTAGGAGGCGAAGGAGCAGTTTTTGTAACTAAAGAATGCACCATATATGCACATGGTCTTAAGGTAGATGTAAAAAGTACAGTAGGTGCCGGAGACTCAATGGTTGCAGCTCTTGCATATTCTCTCGAGAAGGGCCTTAGCTTTGAAGATACAGTAAAATTATCTGTAGCCACAGGCGCTGCGAATGTAATGACAGAGGGTACTAAAGCAAGTGATATTAAAACAATTATTGAACTTAAAAAACAGGTCGTATTTGAATACTTATAA
- a CDS encoding PTS mannitol transporter subunit IICBA: protein MDNTSNIKNKGKTKERVQGFGRFLSGMILPNIGAFIAWGLITALFIPTGWLPNAHFAKLVSPMITYLLPLLIGYTGGKMVGGVRGGVVGSIATMGIIVGADIPMFMGAMIMGPLGGYVIKKFDKLVEGKVPAGFEMLINNFSSGILGAMLALVAFIGIGPVVLGLNGLLKDGVEVIVKAGLLPLVAIFIEPAKILFLNNAIGNGILVPIGAQEAKALGKSVFFLLESNPGPGLGVLLAYWVFAKGAVKESAPGAIIIHFIGGIHEIYFPYVLMNPLLIIAVICGGASGIFTFQIFGAGLTAAASPGSILAIMAMIPRGGYFGVLAGVLVAAVVSFLVSSVIIKSTNKKTEDNEFEEAKLKSSELKLKKKDETSETNGVMGKTFNKVIFACDAGMGSSAMGATTLRTKFKRAGYNIEVVNCAIEAIPKDAQIVVTHETLTARAKSVAPNAEHISVKDFLNNPAFEILSARLKPIANTKVNIEPKNVVKNESKILEKKNIKLGLESTDKYTAIKMAGKLLYDGGYVEEEYMDAMIQRENDLSTYIGKGIAIPHGVGEAKKNINKTGMVVLQFPNGVRFDEELAYLVIGIAGVGDEHLQILSNIAIAIEGEDESITDVLKSTEDVQYIYDLFTIKSED, encoded by the coding sequence ATGGATAATACATCGAACATAAAAAATAAAGGAAAAACTAAAGAAAGAGTACAAGGTTTTGGTAGATTTTTAAGCGGAATGATACTTCCGAATATAGGTGCATTTATAGCATGGGGGCTAATTACGGCATTATTTATACCAACTGGTTGGCTTCCTAATGCTCATTTTGCTAAATTAGTTAGCCCAATGATAACCTACCTTTTACCATTATTAATAGGTTACACTGGTGGTAAAATGGTAGGTGGAGTAAGAGGTGGAGTAGTTGGATCAATAGCAACTATGGGAATTATAGTAGGAGCAGATATTCCAATGTTTATGGGTGCAATGATAATGGGACCACTAGGTGGTTATGTTATAAAGAAATTTGATAAACTTGTTGAAGGAAAAGTACCAGCTGGTTTTGAAATGTTAATTAATAACTTTTCATCAGGTATACTTGGAGCAATGTTAGCATTGGTTGCATTTATAGGAATTGGACCAGTAGTCCTAGGATTAAATGGTCTTCTAAAAGATGGAGTAGAAGTCATAGTAAAAGCAGGGTTATTACCTTTAGTAGCTATATTTATAGAACCAGCAAAAATATTGTTCTTAAATAACGCAATAGGTAATGGAATTTTGGTGCCAATAGGTGCACAAGAAGCAAAAGCACTTGGAAAATCAGTGTTTTTCTTATTAGAATCAAATCCAGGTCCTGGACTAGGAGTACTACTCGCTTATTGGGTTTTTGCAAAAGGTGCTGTTAAAGAATCAGCACCAGGAGCAATAATAATTCATTTTATAGGTGGAATACATGAAATTTATTTCCCTTATGTTTTAATGAATCCTCTACTTATAATAGCAGTAATTTGTGGTGGAGCAAGTGGAATATTTACATTCCAAATTTTTGGAGCAGGATTAACTGCAGCAGCATCTCCAGGAAGTATACTTGCGATAATGGCAATGATTCCTAGAGGTGGTTACTTTGGAGTACTTGCAGGTGTACTTGTAGCAGCTGTGGTTTCATTCTTAGTATCCTCTGTAATAATAAAGAGTACTAATAAAAAAACAGAGGATAATGAATTTGAAGAAGCAAAATTGAAATCTAGTGAACTAAAATTAAAGAAAAAAGATGAGACAAGTGAGACAAATGGAGTAATGGGTAAAACTTTTAATAAAGTAATATTTGCATGTGATGCTGGTATGGGTTCAAGTGCAATGGGGGCAACAACTTTAAGAACTAAATTTAAAAGAGCAGGATATAATATTGAGGTAGTAAATTGTGCAATTGAAGCTATCCCAAAGGATGCTCAGATTGTTGTAACCCACGAAACACTAACTGCAAGAGCAAAGAGTGTAGCTCCAAATGCTGAACATATATCAGTTAAGGATTTTCTTAATAACCCTGCGTTTGAGATTCTTTCGGCAAGATTAAAACCAATTGCTAATACTAAAGTTAATATTGAACCTAAAAATGTTGTAAAGAATGAAAGTAAAATTCTTGAAAAGAAAAATATAAAATTAGGACTGGAAAGCACAGATAAATATACAGCAATTAAAATGGCTGGTAAATTACTATATGATGGAGGATATGTAGAAGAAGAATATATGGATGCTATGATTCAAAGAGAAAATGATCTTTCCACATATATTGGTAAAGGTATAGCAATTCCTCATGGGGTTGGTGAAGCTAAGAAAAACATTAATAAAACAGGAATGGTAGTGCTTCAATTTCCAAATGGAGTTAGGTTCGATGAAGAATTAGCATATCTCGTAATTGGCATTGCTGGAGTTGGGGATGAACATTTACAAATACTTTCTAATATTGCAATTGCAATTGAAGGAGAAGATGAAAGTATAACTGATGTACTAAAAAGTACAGAAGATGTCCAGTACATCTATGATTTATTTACAATAAAATCAGAAGATTAA
- a CDS encoding BglG family transcription antiterminator, translated as MKDYRINLRLKNILQYICIENDYITIAKIAKNLGVSGRTVIREIPEVEKFLKQNKVSLDKKTGVGIKVIGTLKEKQTIINLLNGEKDDKIYSPKERKNIIISELLQNQEPVKLYNFTKTLKVTEATISNDLEKTDSWFKRHKLNLIRKQGLGVYLVGEEDHIRKAMVSLIYENTNESQLLGLIRQNLDDSIVADQGIEVSSRNRLLNLIDNETIKKIELLVETLEKERNYKLTDSAFVGLIVHIALAIERVKKGDKITINQEFLEELKKCQEYLIASTLSVNISKYFKIEIPEDEIGYITMHIKGSKHYKDRYKAGNKIIGSFELIKLSKEIIKVAEIETGKFLGNNENLLNGLVNHLGTAITRLKMNLDIRNPLLEEIKANYTDLMRISTKCAEIVENHIGIKMPEAEIAFIAMHLGAAIENSQTFIKPIYKVAIACATGMGTSRLLATRIESEYDNIHIVDIISAIYIEESFLSENEIDFIISTVNIDKCLKPVVKVNPLLFQEDKDKIVTQINDLKNKNITHSYKKAKNIRFKDKLISLNVYSGAIMQLLDNFFLKEVSNIKNVDELISEASKIIEKNPEVEETLRIALKDREEKGNTVVTGHEMILLHCRTDVVQNLYFGAVKLSECLECTNGENKVENIKLGIIMIAPEDSSALQIEVIGYISQMLLERADFLKYLKSGERDYAFNELNDILEKFYKRKVNN; from the coding sequence ATGAAGGATTACAGGATTAATTTACGATTAAAGAATATTTTGCAATATATATGCATTGAAAACGATTATATTACTATTGCAAAAATAGCAAAAAATTTAGGAGTTAGTGGGAGGACTGTAATTAGAGAAATCCCAGAGGTAGAGAAATTTCTTAAACAAAATAAAGTAAGTCTTGATAAAAAAACTGGAGTAGGTATTAAAGTAATAGGTACTCTTAAAGAAAAACAAACTATTATTAATCTGTTAAATGGAGAAAAAGATGACAAAATCTATTCGCCTAAGGAAAGAAAAAACATAATTATTAGTGAGTTGCTACAAAACCAAGAGCCTGTTAAGCTGTATAATTTTACTAAAACTTTAAAAGTTACAGAGGCAACTATTAGCAATGATTTAGAAAAGACAGATTCGTGGTTTAAAAGGCACAAATTAAATCTAATTAGAAAACAAGGACTTGGAGTATATTTAGTAGGAGAAGAAGACCATATAAGAAAAGCTATGGTTAGTTTAATTTATGAAAATACAAACGAAAGTCAACTATTAGGATTGATAAGACAAAATTTAGACGATTCAATAGTTGCAGACCAAGGCATTGAAGTTTCTTCTCGTAATAGACTGCTCAATTTAATTGATAATGAGACAATAAAAAAAATTGAACTTTTAGTTGAGACACTGGAAAAAGAAAGAAATTATAAGTTAACCGATAGTGCTTTTGTCGGATTAATTGTTCATATTGCACTTGCTATTGAGAGGGTGAAAAAAGGTGACAAAATAACTATAAATCAAGAGTTCTTGGAAGAACTTAAGAAATGTCAGGAGTATTTGATAGCATCTACCTTGTCTGTAAACATATCAAAATACTTTAAAATTGAAATACCAGAGGATGAAATTGGTTATATAACAATGCACATTAAAGGTTCTAAACATTATAAGGATAGATATAAAGCTGGGAACAAGATAATAGGAAGTTTTGAACTCATAAAGTTATCAAAAGAAATTATTAAAGTAGCTGAAATTGAAACAGGTAAATTTCTCGGTAATAATGAAAATTTGTTAAATGGATTAGTAAATCATCTTGGAACAGCCATAACAAGGTTAAAAATGAATCTAGATATTAGAAATCCACTTTTAGAAGAAATTAAGGCTAATTATACTGATTTGATGAGGATTAGTACTAAATGCGCTGAGATAGTTGAAAATCACATAGGTATAAAAATGCCTGAAGCTGAAATAGCATTTATTGCTATGCATCTTGGAGCTGCAATTGAAAATAGTCAAACTTTTATTAAACCTATATATAAAGTAGCGATTGCATGTGCTACAGGGATGGGAACTTCAAGACTTCTTGCAACGAGAATAGAAAGCGAGTATGACAATATACATATTGTAGATATAATATCTGCAATATATATTGAAGAAAGTTTTCTAAGTGAGAATGAAATAGATTTTATAATATCTACTGTTAATATAGATAAATGCCTTAAACCGGTAGTAAAAGTAAATCCATTGTTGTTTCAAGAAGATAAAGATAAAATAGTAACACAAATAAACGATTTAAAAAACAAAAACATTACTCATTCATATAAAAAAGCCAAAAATATTAGGTTTAAAGATAAGTTAATATCATTAAATGTATATAGTGGAGCAATAATGCAACTTTTAGACAATTTCTTCTTGAAAGAAGTTTCTAACATAAAAAATGTAGATGAGTTAATATCAGAAGCTAGTAAAATAATAGAGAAAAATCCAGAGGTTGAAGAAACTTTAAGAATAGCACTAAAGGATAGAGAAGAAAAGGGAAATACAGTTGTAACCGGACATGAGATGATATTGCTACATTGCAGGACAGATGTAGTACAAAATTTATATTTTGGTGCGGTAAAGTTATCTGAGTGTTTGGAATGTACAAATGGTGAAAATAAAGTAGAAAATATTAAGCTTGGAATTATAATGATTGCTCCAGAAGACAGTAGTGCACTACAAATAGAAGTTATAGGGTACATAAGCCAAATGCTACTAGAAAGAGCTGATTTTCTTAAATATCTAAAGTCGGGAGAGCGCGATTACGCATTTAATGAATTAAATGATATTTTAGAAAAATTTTACAAACGAAAAGTAAATAATTAA
- the glmS gene encoding glutamine--fructose-6-phosphate transaminase (isomerizing), giving the protein MCGIVGYFGIKEAQTILIDGLRKLEYRGYDSAGVAIIDNGVLNVTKCKGRLANLEAELLEAPLKGHVGIGHTRWATHGKPSDENSHPHTNEKGTISVVHNGIIENYIHLREWLTAKGYKFVSETDTEVIPHLVDFYYKGDIVDAVKKATTKMEGSYAIAVLCSDEPDKLVAVRKDSPLIVGLGKGEFYVASDIPAVLNHTREVYLLEDNEFVVISNDGIKLIDIEGETINKEVFHVTWDADAAEKGGYEHFMLKEIHEQPKAIRDTMNSRIVLGQPITLDDINITKEQIKKLDKIYIVACGTAYHAGAVGKYVIEKLARIPVELDIASEFKYRDPIIDKNTLMIVISQSGETADTMSALRLAKEKGARVIAVTNVVGSAASREADDVLYTWAGPEIAVASTKAYATQLIAMYIIALFFAQNKETLSMDKIEEIKAAMLELPEKAEEMLKDKETIQKFTAKTYMHKDMFFIGRGLDYAVALEGSLKLKEVSYIHSDAYAAGELKHGAIALMEEGTIVIALATQEELFSKMVSNIRELSTRGAKIYAFAPKGHTEIEKSVHSVTYIPKVMDILSPVISVIPLQLLAYYMAVQKGCDVDKPRNLAKSVTVE; this is encoded by the coding sequence ATGTGCGGAATAGTTGGATATTTTGGAATAAAAGAGGCTCAAACAATATTGATTGATGGGCTTAGAAAATTAGAATATAGGGGATATGATTCAGCAGGAGTCGCAATTATAGATAATGGAGTTTTAAATGTTACTAAATGCAAAGGAAGACTTGCAAATTTAGAAGCTGAATTATTAGAAGCTCCACTTAAAGGTCATGTTGGAATAGGTCATACAAGATGGGCTACTCATGGTAAGCCATCAGATGAAAATTCACACCCACACACTAATGAGAAAGGAACTATTAGTGTAGTTCATAATGGAATTATTGAAAATTATATTCATTTAAGAGAATGGTTAACGGCAAAAGGATATAAATTTGTATCAGAAACTGATACAGAAGTTATACCACATCTTGTAGATTTTTATTATAAGGGAGATATAGTTGATGCTGTAAAGAAGGCTACTACTAAAATGGAAGGTAGCTATGCAATAGCTGTATTATGTAGTGATGAGCCAGACAAACTAGTAGCAGTAAGAAAAGATAGTCCATTAATAGTAGGACTTGGTAAAGGTGAATTTTATGTAGCATCTGATATACCAGCAGTACTAAATCATACAAGAGAAGTATATTTATTAGAAGATAATGAATTTGTTGTAATCTCAAATGATGGTATAAAACTTATAGATATAGAAGGCGAGACTATTAATAAAGAAGTCTTCCATGTAACTTGGGATGCTGATGCAGCTGAAAAAGGCGGATATGAGCACTTCATGTTAAAAGAAATTCATGAACAGCCAAAAGCAATTAGAGATACTATGAATTCGAGAATAGTTCTTGGACAACCAATAACACTTGATGATATAAATATAACTAAAGAACAAATTAAAAAATTAGATAAAATATATATTGTAGCATGCGGAACTGCATACCATGCAGGGGCTGTAGGTAAATATGTTATAGAAAAACTTGCAAGAATACCAGTAGAACTTGATATAGCGTCAGAATTTAAATACAGGGATCCAATAATTGATAAAAACACATTAATGATAGTTATTAGTCAATCAGGAGAAACTGCAGATACTATGTCAGCATTAAGACTTGCAAAGGAAAAAGGAGCAAGAGTAATAGCTGTAACTAATGTTGTTGGTAGTGCGGCTTCAAGAGAAGCAGATGATGTACTATACACATGGGCAGGACCAGAAATAGCTGTTGCATCTACTAAAGCTTACGCAACTCAGCTTATAGCAATGTATATAATTGCTCTATTCTTTGCTCAAAATAAGGAAACTTTAAGTATGGATAAGATTGAAGAAATTAAAGCAGCGATGCTAGAACTTCCAGAAAAAGCAGAAGAAATGCTTAAAGACAAAGAAACTATACAAAAGTTTACAGCAAAAACTTATATGCATAAGGATATGTTCTTCATAGGACGTGGGCTTGATTATGCAGTTGCACTAGAAGGTTCATTAAAACTTAAAGAAGTATCTTATATCCATTCAGACGCATATGCTGCAGGAGAGCTTAAGCATGGTGCAATAGCACTTATGGAAGAAGGAACTATAGTAATAGCATTAGCTACTCAAGAAGAGTTATTTAGTAAGATGGTAAGTAATATACGTGAACTTTCGACTAGAGGAGCAAAAATATATGCTTTCGCACCAAAAGGTCACACTGAAATTGAAAAATCAGTTCATTCAGTAACTTATATACCAAAAGTAATGGATATATTATCACCAGTAATATCAGTAATTCCACTACAATTATTAGCATATTATATGGCAGTTCAAAAGGGCTGCGATGTTGATAAGCCAAGAAATCTTGCAAAATCGGTAACTGTGGAATAG